The proteins below are encoded in one region of Corynebacterium felinum:
- the dapD gene encoding 2,3,4,5-tetrahydropyridine-2,6-dicarboxylate N-succinyltransferase, whose translation MTSFTATGLATIHANGTVLDAWFPSITANEQPVSAGTSIIDEAPAEFAALVGTDEARETSRVVITTSIASVDDAPVDAYDAYLRLHLLSHRIVKPHGVNLDGVFGLLANVVWTNFGPCLPAGFELTRAKLQARGPVTVYSVDKFPRMVDYVLPTGVRIGDADRVRLGAHLAEGTTVMHEGFVNFNAGTLGSSMVEGRISAGVVVADGSDIGGGASIMGTLSGGGKQVISIGQRCLLGANAGVGISLGDDCVVEAGLYVTAGSKLVVRGAVAAALAVEDGASIKAVELSGANNILFRRNSITGAVEATSWKSEAVELNSALHAN comes from the coding sequence ATGACTTCTTTTACTGCTACTGGTCTGGCTACCATTCATGCCAATGGAACTGTTTTAGATGCCTGGTTCCCTTCGATTACTGCGAATGAGCAGCCTGTTTCTGCTGGTACTTCCATTATTGATGAGGCACCTGCGGAGTTCGCTGCGCTTGTGGGCACTGATGAGGCCCGTGAGACTTCTCGTGTTGTGATCACCACCAGCATCGCTTCGGTGGATGATGCTCCTGTAGATGCTTATGACGCGTATTTGCGTTTGCATTTGCTTTCGCACCGGATTGTCAAACCTCATGGTGTGAATCTTGATGGCGTGTTTGGTTTGTTGGCCAATGTGGTGTGGACGAATTTCGGCCCGTGTCTTCCTGCTGGTTTTGAGTTGACTCGCGCAAAGTTGCAGGCGCGTGGCCCTGTGACTGTGTACTCGGTGGATAAGTTCCCCCGCATGGTTGATTATGTGCTGCCGACAGGTGTGCGCATTGGTGATGCTGATCGTGTGCGTTTGGGCGCACACCTGGCTGAGGGCACCACTGTGATGCATGAGGGTTTTGTGAACTTTAATGCGGGCACCTTGGGTTCTTCCATGGTTGAGGGCCGTATTTCGGCGGGTGTTGTTGTTGCTGATGGCTCTGATATTGGTGGCGGCGCATCGATCATGGGTACCCTTTCGGGTGGCGGCAAGCAGGTTATTTCGATTGGTCAGCGTTGTTTGTTGGGTGCGAATGCCGGTGTGGGCATTTCGCTTGGCGACGACTGCGTGGTCGAGGCCGGCCTGTATGTAACCGCTGGTTCGAAGCTTGTGGTTCGCGGCGCAGTGGCTGCGGCACTGGCAGTTGAGGATGGCGCGAGCATCAAAGCTGTGGAGCTTTCGGGGGCGAATAACATTTTGTTCCGTCGCAATTCCATCACCGGCGCTGTGGAAGCAACCTCCTGGAAGTCTGAGGCTGTGGAGCTAAACTCCGCACTTCACGCTAACTAA
- a CDS encoding amino acid permease, whose protein sequence is MTSKTQETGLGTGLKTRHLTMMGLGSAIGAGLFLGTGVGIQAAGPAVIFGYIFAGAIVVLFMQMLGEMAAARPSSGAFSVYAEQAFGHWAGFTSGWLYWFMLTMVMGAEMTGAAAIMGNWFGVDPWIPALICVTIFAVINLANVKGFGEFEFWFAFIKVAVIIAFLVIGALLVFGLLPGTEFVGTRNLVGNGFMPNGISGIAAGLLAVAFAFGGIEIITIAAAESENPASSIATAVRSVIWRISLFYLGSVLVIITLIPFESIQGASSAAESPFTIILAMANIPYVVGFMEAIIVLALLSAFNAQIYGTSRLIFSLAKRGDAPKVFSYISGQSVPRAAVLLSMVFAFASVGLQYWNPPGLLTFLLNAVGGCLIVLWVMIAASWIKLHPELVRTGEITSVRMGGHPWSAVVCLILLGALVVLMLVDANSRGQIYAVAVLFVVVVGLSFLTKKNKHSTVS, encoded by the coding sequence ATGACTTCAAAGACGCAAGAAACCGGTTTGGGAACGGGGTTGAAAACTCGCCACCTGACCATGATGGGCTTAGGGTCCGCCATTGGTGCGGGCCTTTTTCTCGGCACTGGTGTGGGTATTCAGGCTGCTGGCCCCGCCGTGATTTTTGGCTACATTTTCGCTGGCGCCATCGTGGTGTTGTTCATGCAAATGCTAGGTGAGATGGCTGCCGCGCGCCCCAGCTCCGGCGCTTTTTCTGTTTATGCGGAGCAGGCGTTTGGGCACTGGGCTGGTTTTACTTCCGGCTGGTTGTACTGGTTCATGCTCACCATGGTGATGGGCGCTGAGATGACTGGTGCGGCTGCGATCATGGGGAACTGGTTTGGGGTTGATCCGTGGATCCCTGCGTTGATTTGCGTCACTATTTTCGCGGTGATCAATCTTGCCAATGTGAAAGGTTTTGGCGAGTTTGAGTTCTGGTTTGCGTTTATCAAGGTTGCTGTGATTATTGCATTCTTGGTTATTGGCGCTCTTTTGGTGTTTGGTTTGCTGCCTGGCACTGAGTTTGTGGGTACCCGCAATTTGGTGGGCAATGGGTTTATGCCGAATGGCATTTCGGGCATTGCTGCAGGTTTGTTGGCTGTGGCTTTTGCGTTTGGTGGCATTGAGATTATTACGATTGCTGCTGCTGAGTCTGAGAATCCGGCCTCCTCGATTGCTACTGCTGTGCGTTCGGTGATTTGGCGTATTTCCCTGTTCTACTTGGGTTCGGTGTTGGTGATTATTACACTGATTCCTTTTGAGTCGATTCAGGGTGCGTCGAGTGCTGCGGAGTCGCCATTTACCATTATTTTGGCGATGGCGAACATTCCGTATGTGGTGGGTTTTATGGAAGCAATTATTGTTCTGGCGTTGCTTTCGGCGTTTAATGCCCAGATTTATGGCACGTCGCGCCTGATTTTCTCTTTGGCTAAGCGTGGCGATGCCCCGAAGGTCTTTTCTTATATTTCTGGCCAGTCGGTTCCTAGGGCTGCTGTGTTGTTGTCGATGGTGTTTGCGTTCGCGTCTGTGGGTTTGCAGTATTGGAATCCACCGGGGCTGCTGACCTTCTTGCTCAATGCTGTGGGTGGCTGCTTGATTGTGTTGTGGGTGATGATTGCCGCGTCCTGGATCAAGTTGCATCCTGAGTTGGTGCGCACTGGTGAGATTACGTCTGTGCGTATGGGCGGGCATCCGTGGTCGGCTGTTGTGTGTCTGATTTTGTTGGGTGCACTTGTGGTGTTGATGCTTGTCGACGCCAACTCGCGTGGCCAGATTTATGCGGTTGCTGTGTTGTTTGTTGTGGTTGTGGGGTTGAGTTTCCTCACGAAGAAGAATAAGCATTCCACGGTTTCTTAA
- a CDS encoding succinyltransferase, with product MTSIGAQGVGIANIAMTGEILDTWYPTPELITDPTILHHPHFHTHSTRLGAQDLPPKLLSLVKLDDQRLVEQVAIRTTIRDLNEPPTDAHDVYLRLHLLSHRLCTPGEINMDDAIAILNTVVWTNKGPCLPDNFEHMRTSLRSRGLIHVYGIDPLPRMVDYVVPSGVQISEAERVRLGAYLAPGTRVMREGFVSHNAGTLGPCRIEGRITSGTIVGEHSTLQLSSSLISSKPVQMRVGKNCSFGISATVLGLSLGDNVHIGHKVVLDPHTPIRMGHSNEVAPARFIEGTSHLSIAYESGFTEPVARPLNPDNPAVQVTV from the coding sequence ATGACAAGCATCGGTGCCCAAGGTGTAGGAATAGCCAATATCGCCATGACAGGAGAAATCCTCGACACCTGGTATCCCACACCCGAACTCATCACCGACCCCACCATCCTCCACCACCCCCACTTCCACACTCACAGCACCCGACTCGGCGCCCAAGACCTCCCACCCAAGCTCCTAAGCCTCGTCAAACTCGACGACCAACGCCTCGTCGAACAAGTCGCGATCCGCACCACCATCCGCGACCTCAACGAACCACCCACCGACGCCCACGACGTCTACCTACGCCTGCACCTACTCTCCCACCGCCTCTGCACCCCCGGCGAGATCAACATGGATGATGCCATCGCCATCCTCAACACTGTTGTCTGGACCAACAAAGGCCCCTGCCTCCCCGACAATTTTGAACACATGCGCACCTCACTGCGCTCCCGCGGACTCATCCACGTCTACGGCATCGACCCCCTCCCCCGCATGGTCGACTACGTTGTCCCCTCCGGCGTTCAAATCTCCGAAGCTGAACGCGTCCGCCTCGGCGCCTACCTCGCGCCGGGTACTAGGGTGATGCGGGAAGGTTTCGTCTCGCACAACGCCGGTACGCTCGGCCCCTGTCGAATCGAAGGCAGAATTACTTCTGGCACTATTGTTGGTGAGCATTCCACCCTGCAACTTTCTTCTTCGCTGATTAGCTCGAAACCGGTGCAGATGCGGGTAGGGAAGAATTGTAGTTTCGGCATTTCCGCCACGGTTTTGGGCTTGAGCTTAGGCGATAATGTTCATATTGGCCACAAGGTTGTTTTAGACCCGCACACCCCCATCCGCATGGGACACAGCAATGAGGTTGCCCCCGCGCGCTTTATTGAAGGCACTTCACATCTTTCCATTGCTTACGAGTCCGGTTTTACCGAGCCAGTAGCGCGCCCGCTGAATCCGGATAATCCTGCCGTGCAGGTGACGGTATAA
- the dapE gene encoding succinyl-diaminopimelate desuccinylase, with product MANSELSFPVVDLFCDPVGLTAALVDIESPSHEEKTIADAIEHALRQLDGVLVDRVGNTVVARTDRGLGQRVILAGHCDTVPIAGNVPSTRGLDDQGRDTLFGCGTVDMKSGLAVYLNAFARLAADPALRYDLTLVCYEGEEVASVYNGLGHVHTQRPELLVGDVALLGEPSGSMIEAGCQGSIRLKVVATGVRAHSARSWLGKNAMHALAPVISNIAAYQATKVLVDDCLYHEGLNIVHCESGVATNTIPDEAWMFVNFRFAPNRSVDQALEHMLEVLDLPEGVRFEVDDAVPGARPGLDRPVVQELIAATGGKVRAKYGWTDVARFSELGIPAVNFGPGDPSFCHKKDEQCPVEMITEVSQVLLDYLRGSTPPAV from the coding sequence ATGGCTAATTCTGAACTGTCTTTCCCTGTTGTTGATCTTTTCTGTGACCCTGTGGGGTTGACTGCGGCTTTGGTGGATATTGAAAGTCCAAGCCATGAGGAGAAGACGATTGCGGATGCGATTGAGCATGCGTTGCGCCAGCTAGATGGTGTGCTGGTTGATCGTGTGGGTAATACTGTGGTGGCGCGTACTGATCGGGGCTTGGGTCAGCGCGTGATTTTGGCGGGGCATTGCGATACGGTTCCGATTGCGGGCAATGTTCCTTCCACGCGTGGGTTGGATGATCAGGGTCGAGATACGTTGTTTGGGTGTGGAACGGTGGATATGAAGTCGGGGCTGGCGGTGTATTTGAATGCGTTTGCCCGTCTTGCTGCTGATCCGGCGTTGCGTTACGACTTGACGTTGGTATGTTATGAGGGGGAGGAGGTTGCGAGTGTATATAACGGTTTGGGGCATGTGCACACCCAGCGCCCCGAGTTGTTGGTGGGGGATGTGGCGTTGTTGGGGGAGCCGTCGGGGTCGATGATTGAGGCGGGTTGTCAGGGCTCGATTCGGTTGAAGGTGGTGGCAACGGGTGTGCGGGCACATTCGGCTCGTAGTTGGTTGGGGAAGAATGCTATGCATGCCCTTGCCCCTGTGATCAGTAATATTGCGGCATATCAGGCTACTAAAGTGCTTGTCGACGATTGTCTCTACCACGAGGGCCTGAATATTGTGCACTGCGAATCAGGGGTGGCCACGAATACGATTCCTGATGAGGCGTGGATGTTTGTGAATTTCCGTTTCGCCCCGAACCGTAGTGTCGATCAGGCGTTAGAGCACATGCTGGAGGTGTTGGATCTTCCGGAAGGTGTGCGTTTTGAGGTTGATGATGCGGTTCCGGGTGCTCGCCCTGGTTTGGATCGCCCAGTTGTCCAAGAGCTGATTGCTGCTACCGGTGGGAAGGTGCGGGCAAAATATGGGTGGACTGATGTGGCGCGTTTTAGTGAATTGGGAATCCCCGCTGTGAATTTTGGCCCGGGAGATCCGAGTTTTTGCCATAAGAAGGACGAGCAGTGCCCGGTGGAGATGATTACTGAAGTTTCGCAGGTGCTGTTGGACTACCTTCGGGGTAGCACACCGCCTGCAGTATAA
- a CDS encoding TIGR00730 family Rossman fold protein: MLRGPVLLRQSGQPQESTYDQRLLELGADHDWMHADPWRVLRIQSEFVAGFDALHGLPKAVTVFGSARTKEDTELYALGCEMGKALADAGYAVITGGGPGLMEAANRGAFEADGLSVGLGIELPHEQGLNEYIDLGLNFRYFFARKTMFLKYSQAFVCLPGGLGTLDELFEVMCMVQTGKVTNFPIVLIGTEFWSGLVDWLKNQLVAKNMISAEDMNLFLLTDSIDEAIDYIRDAHAANGVI, encoded by the coding sequence ATGCTGCGCGGTCCGGTGTTGCTGCGTCAATCGGGGCAGCCCCAAGAATCCACCTACGATCAGCGGCTGCTCGAACTCGGTGCCGACCATGACTGGATGCACGCCGACCCGTGGCGGGTGTTGCGCATCCAAAGTGAATTCGTCGCCGGCTTCGACGCCCTCCACGGCCTGCCCAAAGCCGTGACCGTGTTCGGATCTGCCCGCACCAAAGAAGACACCGAACTCTACGCCCTTGGCTGCGAGATGGGCAAAGCACTTGCCGACGCCGGATACGCCGTGATCACCGGTGGTGGGCCTGGGCTGATGGAAGCCGCCAACCGCGGAGCATTCGAAGCAGACGGGCTATCCGTCGGCTTGGGTATCGAGCTGCCCCACGAACAAGGGCTCAACGAATACATCGACCTTGGGCTCAACTTCCGCTACTTCTTTGCCCGGAAAACCATGTTCCTCAAATACTCCCAAGCCTTCGTCTGCCTGCCCGGCGGACTTGGCACCTTAGACGAGCTCTTTGAAGTGATGTGCATGGTCCAAACTGGCAAAGTCACCAACTTTCCCATCGTGCTCATCGGCACCGAATTCTGGTCTGGGCTTGTCGACTGGCTTAAAAACCAGCTCGTGGCTAAAAACATGATCAGCGCTGAAGACATGAACCTGTTTTTGCTCACCGACTCCATCGACGAAGCCATCGACTACATCCGCGACGCCCACGCCGCCAACGGGGTTATCTAA
- the folP gene encoding dihydropteroate synthase → MITSAFTHNGRAAVMAIINRTPDSFYDQGATESFDLALARATQVIDDGATIIDIGGVKAGPGEYVSAEEEIERVVPLIHTISHTFPHITISVDTWRAEVAAPAIEAGATLINDTWAGHDPELAEVAGHYHVGYVCSHTGGVQPRTRPYRVRFDDITVAVIDETTRQAERAVGLGVPENKILIDPTHDFGKNTHHGLELLRHIDTIVNTGWPVLMALSNKDFIGETLNRPIKERLPGTLAATCWAASKGVAAFRAHEVKETADVIYMTAAIAGHTPPKNVTRGLA, encoded by the coding sequence ATGATCACCAGCGCGTTCACCCACAACGGGCGTGCCGCAGTGATGGCTATTATCAACCGCACCCCAGACTCCTTCTACGACCAAGGTGCCACCGAATCCTTCGACTTAGCACTCGCCCGAGCCACACAGGTCATCGACGATGGCGCCACCATCATCGACATCGGTGGGGTCAAAGCTGGGCCCGGTGAATACGTCAGCGCCGAGGAAGAAATCGAACGCGTCGTCCCCCTCATCCACACCATCTCCCACACCTTCCCCCACATCACCATCTCCGTCGACACCTGGCGCGCCGAAGTCGCAGCACCTGCCATCGAAGCAGGCGCAACCTTAATCAACGACACCTGGGCCGGACACGACCCCGAACTCGCCGAAGTCGCCGGACACTACCACGTCGGCTACGTCTGCTCCCACACCGGCGGTGTCCAACCCCGCACCCGCCCCTACCGCGTCAGATTCGACGACATCACCGTCGCAGTCATCGACGAAACCACCCGCCAAGCCGAACGCGCAGTTGGCCTCGGCGTCCCCGAAAACAAAATACTCATCGACCCCACCCACGACTTCGGCAAAAACACCCACCACGGACTCGAACTCCTCCGCCACATCGACACCATCGTCAACACCGGCTGGCCAGTACTCATGGCATTAAGCAACAAAGACTTCATCGGCGAAACACTCAACCGCCCGATAAAAGAACGCCTCCCCGGCACCCTCGCCGCCACCTGCTGGGCCGCCAGCAAAGGCGTGGCAGCCTTTCGCGCACACGAAGTCAAAGAAACCGCCGACGTCATCTACATGACCGCCGCCATCGCAGGGCACACCCCACCGAAAAACGTCACCCGAGGGCTTGCATGA
- a CDS encoding glucosyl-3-phosphoglycerate synthase → MKFTVIIPALNEEKTIAHVVDAACQSQATDIIVIDSDSLDNTASIAQHHGARVYNWREILPHIPCQPGKGEALWRGVYAAQTEAIVFVDADVEKLSPESINALAQPLTNPAIDLVKAHYTRTYQGQATGGGRVTELCAKPLLKHLFPHLSHIHQPLAGEYAIRRSFALGAEFAPGYGVEVGLLIDAANPTQVPLPPRVHRNRPLHELADMADIVAATILSKAGIGTMNYRPPLNHIDTFFPPPSTPFCEKERS, encoded by the coding sequence ATGAAATTCACCGTCATCATCCCCGCACTCAACGAAGAAAAAACCATCGCACACGTCGTTGACGCAGCCTGCCAATCACAGGCCACCGACATCATCGTCATCGACTCCGACTCGTTAGACAACACCGCCAGCATCGCACAACACCACGGCGCACGCGTATACAACTGGCGCGAGATCCTCCCGCACATCCCCTGCCAACCCGGCAAAGGCGAAGCACTCTGGCGTGGCGTCTACGCAGCACAAACAGAAGCAATCGTCTTCGTCGATGCCGACGTCGAAAAGCTCAGCCCAGAATCCATCAACGCACTCGCACAACCACTGACCAACCCCGCAATCGACCTCGTCAAAGCACACTACACCCGCACCTACCAAGGACAGGCCACCGGCGGGGGCCGCGTCACCGAACTCTGCGCAAAACCCCTGCTTAAACACTTATTCCCGCACCTGTCCCACATCCACCAACCCCTCGCTGGCGAATACGCCATCCGCCGCAGCTTCGCGCTGGGCGCCGAATTCGCGCCGGGCTACGGTGTCGAAGTGGGTTTGCTTATCGACGCCGCCAACCCCACCCAAGTCCCACTCCCGCCGCGGGTGCATCGCAACCGACCTTTACACGAACTCGCCGACATGGCAGATATTGTGGCAGCTACAATCTTGAGCAAGGCGGGAATCGGTACCATGAACTACCGCCCACCCCTGAACCACATCGACACCTTTTTCCCGCCCCCTTCCACACCCTTCTGTGAAAAGGAAAGGTCATGA
- a CDS encoding DUF3117 domain-containing protein yields MAAMKPRTGNGPMEAVKESRKIVMRIPTDGGGRLVIELNRDEAAELAELLRQVSQ; encoded by the coding sequence ATGGCTGCGATGAAGCCCCGAACGGGAAACGGTCCGATGGAAGCGGTGAAGGAAAGCCGAAAGATCGTGATGCGCATCCCCACCGATGGCGGCGGCCGCCTCGTGATCGAACTCAACAGGGACGAAGCTGCCGAACTGGCCGAACTGTTGCGCCAAGTCAGCCAATAA